The segment ATCGCAGCATCCGGTTTGAGGACCTTGTAGTAGACAACGGCATCGACAGCTACAGTAACGTTATCCTTCGTGATAACTGCCTGTTTCGGGACGTCGATAGTTACAACTCGCAGATCGACCTTCATCACTGTATCGATGATAGGGATAATAAGGAAAAGTCCGGGTCCTTTAACTCCGCTAAGTCGTCCCAATCTGAAAATAACGACTCTTTCGTACTCTTTTACCATCTTGAGTGCCTGGGTCAAGATGATAACTCCAATAACAATTATAGGTATTATGTATTCTTCTATCATGGTAACCTCCCCCAATTTATATGGAAGAAGTTATCATAAAAAACTATTGCTTGTGGCAATCTTCGTACAAGCAAAGACATAAATCTAACATAGACAATTAAGACTTGATACAATGAGAGAAGAGTGCACTGAATGTGGAGGCAAGGGATATGAAGTTATCTCCACTGAAAAATGTTCCGAATGCAAAGGTACAGGAAAATCAAAGTCTGTCAACCTTATGAGCCTTTCACAAAAGGACGTGGGAAGCTTTTTGAAAGATGGTTCCGTTTGTCCGAAATGCGGTGGAAGCGGGGAAGTTGAAGTAAGAAGATCATGTGAGAAGTGCAACGGTACCGGTGCCTTCTATAAATGTGATGTATGCGGCAAACCCATCGACGGTCCGATCAACGGCAAAGAGGCCTGCAGTACATGTGGTAAGGTAGATATCGTGCATGTGCTGGATGATTCCTGTAACCAGGATGAGCTTGAGGTCGGTAAGTTGTATCAGGCCAAAGTTAACAACATTGCGAATTTTGGTGTTTTCGTAGATATGAACTCCAACCTTCGCGGACTCATACATTCAAGTAATCTCAGTACTCCTCTTGAACCGGGAGATCAGGTTGTCGTCGAGGTCAAGGAAGTACGTCGTGATGGAAAGATGGACCTGATCCCAAGGCATGTAAAGGAGTTCAACATAGTTGAAGTGGAAAAATCCATTCCTATTAGGAAGTCCACAGAGCTCGATAAGTTCATTGGTAAACTTATTAAGGTCGAGGGTGAGGTCATACAGGTCAAGCAGACCGGTGGGCCTACCATATTTACAATATCAGATGAGGAAGGTCTAATCTCATGTGCTGCATTTGAGCGTGCAGGAGAACGTGCCTATCCGGAGATCGATGCTGACATGATAGTAACCGCCACAGGCGAAGTGACAGCACGTGCTGACAGGCTTCAGGTGGAGGTCAAGAGCATGAAACGTCTCTCCGGGGCAAAGGAAGCAGCCGTCAAGAAGCGGATCGACGAGATCCTTGACAAAAGGGCTGAACCTGCAGAGATCGAATTCCTGGTAGAGAGCGAGATCCTTGAAAAGCTCAGGCCTGCAATGCGTCAGGTGGCCAGGGAGATCAGAAAGGCCATTATGAAGTCAAAGCCGATCCTTCTCCGTCATCATGCCGATGCGGACGGAATGACTGCAGCAGTTGCCATTGAGAGGGCTATTCTCCCGATGATAACAGAGATCAACGGCGCTGATGCAGAATATCATTATTACAAGCGTGCACCATCCAAAGCACCATTCTATGAGATGCCAGATGTCACAAAGGATATTTCCTATGCACTTGAGGATGCTGCCAGGCACGGACAGAAATTGCCACTGGTGGTCATGGTGGACAATGGTTCCACGGAAGAGGATGTTCCGTCCATGAGACAGGCCCAGGTCTATGGTATAGACATGGTAGTTGTGGACCACCATCATCCGGACGAGATCGTTGACCAGTACCTGCTGGGCCATGTGAACCCTGCACACGTTGGCGGGGATTTCGGAATGACCGCAGGTATGCTTGCAACCGAAGTTGCACGTATGATCAATCCTGATGTGACGGAAGAGATCAAGCACCTTCCTGCAATTGCTGCAGTTGGTGACCGCTCCGAGGCAGAAGAGGCAGAGGTCTACAAACAGATGGTCTCTGATAAATATTCACTCCAGGACCTCAAGGACATTGCCCTTGCTCTTGACTTCGAGGCATACTGGCTTAAGTTCAGTAGTGGCAAAGGCATTGTTGATGACATCATGGACCTTGGGGATAAGTCAAGACATAAGAAGATCGTGAAACTGCTGTGCGAGCAGGCAAATTCAATGATCGATGAGCAGTTGACCGCATGCATGCCGAATGTAAAATCTCAGGATCTGCCAAACGGCGCTGTCCTGAATGTGCTGGATGTTGAGAACTTTGCACACAAGTTCACGTTCCCTGCACCTGGCAAGACCTCTGGCGAGGTACATGACCGCATGTGCCAGAAGCTTGAAGGCAAACCTGTGGTAACCATTGGCTACGGACCCGACTTCGCTGTTATCCGTTCAAAGGGCGTTCTTATGAACATCCCGCAGATGGTTCGCGAACTTCATGAGGAGATCGTAGGTGGCGGTGTGAACGGTGGTGGACACCTTGTGGTGGGAAGCATCAAGTTCGTAGAAGGAAAACGTACTGACGTCCTCTCCAAACTGGTGGAGAAGGTCGGTTCTGTGGGAGTGGAGTAAGTCCTCTCCCGATCAGCTATTTTTAAAATAACTCTAAAATAGAAAAGTGATTTTAAGACTTAAAAGGGGATCTCCCCTTTTAGTCCACGCGTGTGATGCGTACCAGTGAGCTCAGTGGTACATTTGCAATGGAATCTGAGTTCATCTTGTCAAGAATTACGGCGATTGCAACAGGATTTGCATTTACATCACGGAGCTGTTCAACCACATCTGTGATGGTGGCACCTGATGAGACCACATCATCCACTATGATGCAGTTCTTTTCCCTTACATCAGCAAAGTTCCTGCTGAAGATACCTCTCTGTCGGCTCTTCTCTTTCTTGTCATCATAGTCGTGGAAAATAGCAAAATCAAGGTCAAGCTCTTCTGCCATTATTGTAGCTATAGGTATTCCGCTAAGTCCGATACCTATCACTACTTCAGCTGTCTCATCTGTAGTTTCCAATGACTCTGCGACCATATCACAGAGTGCCTGTGATACGCACTTGAGCCTGAAAGAATTCTGTCCGATACTGCTCCAGTTAACGGATATGTCCTTTGGTGCAGGTGGAACGACGTCCTTCTTTGAACGTGTCAAAAGCCATGTTACGGTTTCCCGGGATACGTTGAGCTCGTTTGCTATCTGACCTGTGACAAAACCGTTAGCCTGCAGTTCAACTGCTTTCTGGATCATTTCTTCTATATTATTCATATTATCCCAGCTTAAATATCAATTAAAAATATTCTTTACTCTTTCTTTCAAGTTGTTATAGGTCATATCTACGGTTATAGTTTTCTTCTCCTGACCTTCTTCAGTGGTGATCCGCAAACAGGGCATTCGTCTCCTTTATCGAACTTACGTCGGCATGCAGTGCACTTCTTTCCCCATACAAGCACGTCCTTTATCTTTTTCTGTGCAATGGGCTGAAATTTAATGCCAAGGACAGAAGCGACGTTCTGGACGGCATAATCATCGGTGAGCAGGATCGAGTCATCCTTGTATTCGTATGCCTTTGCCAGGATATCGATATCCGTATCCGAAAGCTCCTCAACATCCCTCGTCTCTTTGGAAAGTGAAACTACCTTTTTCCTGATGTCGGGATCGGGCTGCTCAACCCGCGTTCCCGTTTCGCAGGCGATCTCAAAACGCATGGCAGCTTCCTGGCTTTTCATCTCATTCCTGACAGCAGGTACTGTTATGAACTGAGAAGTGTCGCCGTCGTAGCCATAAATAAAAACTGCAGAGTCTGTAATATAGAATGTCATATTTTTTTAGTCCGGGCCTGTGTTCATATTTTGATATGTTTCATCAGGCTTATAACTATCCATCCTCCTGTTCATTGGGAGGATGGCAATATGATGTCAACCCCGGAATCCCTTATTTCGAACTGCCTTATTCCGGTGTCGTGTGCGCTTCCGCGTATCTTGAGCACGGAGATCGTTTTTTCTGTCTGGTCTTCCCTTTCTCTCAGGGAAAGCAGGACAGATGCATCCATTCCGTAGTCATTGACGTCCTGCGTTGCTCCGATGGAATCTGCTCCCTGTGCGAACATTGAGGTTATGCCGTTGGACTTGAATATCTCTGCAAGGAGTTTGATATGGTCCTTTGCATCATAAGGTGTCATGAGTTCATTGAACACATGGACATCGTCCACAAAAACACGTTTAATGTCCCTTTCCTTGATCATGTCGCGAAGCCTTATGGCATGTTCCCCGGGTTCCAGGTATGAAGGGCTGGTGTAGATTACATTGACAAGTCCTGCTGAGATATGCTCGCTGATATCATGTCCGATTGACTTTGAATTGTTGACCGTCTGATCATCGGATTCCACAAAGGAAACGATGAGTCCTTTTTCACCGGAATTTGCTCCTTCTGCAATGAACTGTGTTCCGATGGTGGTCTTGCCGGTACCACTACTGCCGGAGATGAGGGTTGTTGAACCTTCGAATACGCCTCCTTTTGTCATGGTGTCAAGCCCGGGAACCCCTGTTGGAACACGGTTGGTGGAATATGGTATGTCCGGTTCAGGCAGTTCCTGCCTGTGGAGGATCATTCCCTCATCTGTTATTGTAAATGGATGCTTGCCGGTACTGTATCCCTGGCCTCTCAGTTTAAGGATCTCAAGGTGGCGAACCCGGCGTTTGTTGACCTCGTCGTCGGAAAGGTAGATGACGCCGTCAGAAACATGGCTCAGGTCACTTGTCAGGAGCTCCTCTTTTGTGAATTCCCCTGTTGCGATCACAAGGGCATCCCATTTTTTCATGCGAAGGAACAGGTCGTAGTAGAACCTGCGTTTTGCCTCCTTGTCAAGAGTACTGCCAATAGCAGTTATCGGGTCAATGACGATTCTGTCCGGCTTTATCTTCTCAATGGATTCCTCCAGGTTCCACATGAACGAGTAGATGCCTTTGTCAAGTGTTTCGGTGCCGATAGGTATGTAGTTCATGTTGCCTGTGGACAGCAGGGAGATATTGTAAAAACTGAGCTTTGACATGAAGTTGTTGACCATTGCAATGGGTTCGTTAAGGGAAGTTACATACATGCATACTTCCTTCTTTTCGGAAGCCGTGAAGATCGATTGCATTGCAATTGTGGTCTTTCCGGTACCCGCAGGACCCGCTATCAATATGGCAGAAGGTCGTGGGAATCCACCTTTAAGGATTTTGTCAAGCCCCAATATCTCAGATCGCATCAGATTCATTATAGCACCTACAATATATATTTGAAATAATTTCTCTGACCACTGTATTAAAGGTTATGTATATTACACTGCATCTGAACATGAAATCTAAATACGGAGCTGTTCATAATACTACTCCTATCACATCATCAAACGGAACTTGATATCATGGAAATGGAAAAAGCGAAGGAAATCATTGTGGATTTTATCAGTAAAAAGCTCGAAGAGGCAGGGATCCCGGGAGCCGTTGTGGGGATCAGCGGCGGGATCGATTCCGCACTTGTGGCATACCTTACTGTTGAAGCCCTGGGTGCTGAGAATGTAATGGGTATCCACATGCCTGAGGATTCAACCCCCGAATCTGAGATAAATGATGCAAAGGAGGTTGCAGAAAGGCTGGGTATCGACTTCAAGATCGTAAATATCTCTGACATCCTTGCTACTTACAAGGACACGATGCCTGATATCGAAGAGGCTACAGCTCCTGTGGACGGGAATCTGAAAGCAAGGGTAAGGATGTCCGTCCTTTACTACTATGCCAATATGCTTGGCAGGGTCGTGATGGGAACCGGGAACAAGACCGAGATCCTTCTTGGTTACTTCACAAAATACGGCGATGGCGGTGTTGACCTTGAGCCTATAGGTGACCTTTACAAGACCGAGGTCAGGGAGATGTCACAGATGCTTGGGCTTCCTGAAAGCATTCTTAACAAGGCACCTTCTGCAGGACTCTGGGAAGGCCAGACCGATGAGGCTGACCTTGGTGTTACTTACGAGAACATCGACAAGGTGCTTGAACCTATACTTGCAGGCGAAGGCCATGAGCGCGTCAGTGAAAGGACCGGTGTTCCTCTGGAGGACATCTCTTCACTGCTGAGACGCCTTCGAGCTAACATACACAAAAGGACAACTCCTCCAATAGCTGATCTGGATGAGCTTCGGGAAGACTAAAAATTGCAATACTGAAATAACGAAAGATTACCTTGACGGGAATATCTTCCCGTCTCCTTCTTTTTCTTTCTTCTTATCCTGACAGCGCACAAGGGGCATTGCAAGATGCCTGCGTGCACAGGGCGGGACCTCGTATGTTCCGGTCTCCAGATCTCTTCCAACCTTCACAATTTCGGCTGAATCCGCAGAGGTCCCACATTTCTTGCAGCGATAACCCTGACCCTTACCTGCGGATTTCATTCTTTTTCCACAATCAGTGCATGTGGGATTAACGGATTCATATTGTTCCTCAAGGGAAACGATCTTCATCTTCTCGATGTTCAGCGTGCTGTTCTTCACACTGCCTGAGAATACGACCCTGTCACCGGGGATGAACTTACGGACAACCTCCCTGAAGTTCTTGGTCGGCTCATAGGCAGCACAGTCCATCTCATCTCCATGTTCATCCTGGATGGAGAATATGGTATGTCCTCCCCTGATGGTCTCCGGTTCGGTTGCAACTGTCACTTCAATTGTATAAGAGTGCATATCCCTGATATCCGCGATCCTGTCTGCAGGTATCAGGTGAAGATCGGTACCCTGGTCTGTCCGGTAAACCATATAGCGTTCTACTGGTTCGGATTCAATCATCTGTGAGGTCTTTGTGACCACATCCACGCTGTTTCCACGGATGCCGAAAAGTACAGGGTCCCCGGCATGTGGTACACAGACCACGAGGTCGTTCGCACAGTCCACGGTATCCCAGGTGTCCGGGTAGGTTGCAAGGTCTGCCTTTCTCACACTTTCCTCATCTACTTCCCTCGGAGTTCCCCAGGCGTTCCTTTCCCTGTAGGCGAGGTACTCGTAAGTGTAATCCCAGCCCGGGTTGAGCATTGCACCGCAGGCGGCAAGGGCACCTATGAGTCCTCGTCCGTTCTTCAGTCCTTTTGATGGCAGGCCAAGTTCTGCGATAAGGTTTTTTGCATCCTCAATTTCCAGTACTTCTCGTACGGCTTTCAGGAAGAAGTTCCGGAGTTCTTCCTTTACTCTTTCCTGGTCATTGTCGGGGATGAACACGATACCCGGGTTTGTCATCTCGCTCTGGAGCTCTGCAAGTTCCTCAACTCTGGAGATCACATGGTCCATGACCTTTTCCGGATTCTCGGTTTTAATTTCAAAGGCCGTAGATGCATTTCCCCGGGTCTTGTAGGGTATTGTAGGATTGAGGCGTATGAGTATAGGGCTGCCTATGACGTTCCCGTACTCTTTCAGCTCATCCATCAATGCTGCACACAGGTATGTTGTGCACATTCCTTCCCTGGAATCCGTATCATCTATGGCTATGATCATGTTCTTCTGGTCCGTGTTCGTTTATATACTAACAAATAGTTTTATATAGATGTGCAATCAATCATTTATCGTCATGACTAAGGATATTCTGATTCATCAGATCATTGACGTATTGGAGCTTGCCGGTTTCACCGTGTCAAATCGATGTAATATCAGACCTCGGAGTTTCGATATCGCTGCACGTCAGGATAATACGCTCCTATTCTGTAAGGTCTTATACAACATTGACGGTCTGAACGAAGAAACTGCCCGGGAGATGATAGCCCTGGCGGAGTATCTTGGTGGCTATCCGATACTGGTGGGTGCAAAGACACGTGACCAGATGCTTGAGGACAGCGTAGTGTATATGAGATACGATATACCTGCGGTCAACGTCCAGACACTTTTTGATTATTTTGTAGAGAATGTCCCTCCGCTTGTTTCAGCAGCACCCGGAGGGCTCTATGTATCCATAGATGGTGACGTACTGAAGGATGCAAGAACGGAGATATCTATGTCACTGGGAGCCCTTGCTTCCGAGCTTGGTGTGTCCCGCCGTACCATCAGTAAATATGAAGAAGGGCAGATGGATGCCTCCATCGACATCGTGTTACATCTTGAGGAGATTCTGGATGTAGCTCTGGCGAAATCCATTGATATCCTGCGAACCTTCGAGAAAGAGATGGATGGCAAGAATGTCAAAGAGGAAGAGCCGGAGAGGACAACTCCTCCCAACGACAATATCCTGAACCTGATCTATACGCTTGGCTATGATGTCCTTTCAACGAACCAGGCCCCATTCAAAGCGGTATCCAAGGACTATTCCAGCACTTTCCTTACAGGGGTGAGTGAATACAGCAGTGCAATGCTAAAGCGTGCCCACCTGATGAGCAGTATCTCTGATGTCATCAGAACGCAGTCTATCTTTATTGTTGAAGGTAAGAGCAGGTATGAATCTGTGGAGAACACTGTACTTATAGAACGGGAAGAGCTGAACTCGCTGTCCGATGCTGATGACCTTGAGACCCTTATCAATGAAAGGGCAAGGCACAGAAGTGAGAACTGACCTGTTGCACCTTCTGTTCTCATAAATTCTTTTTAACCGGCTATTTTTGAATATTCATTATTCCGGAATTTTGGTTATATAAGTCCAAAACTCTAATATATAGCAATCTCGTATGGGTGAGCAATGACTCTCAATATTGCAGTTCTTGTCTCTGGACGCGGTTCGAACCTGCAGTCCATCATTGATAACATTGAAAATGGCTATATTCCGGATGCTGCCATCAAAGTGGTTGTCAGTGACAAGGGAGATGCATACGCACTTGAGAGAGCTAACGATCACGGTATCGATGGTGTGTTCATAGACCCTTCAGCCTTTGGCGGTAAGAAGGGGTATGAGAAAGAGGTCCTTAAGACGCTTGAAAAATATGATACGGAACTTGTTATCCTTGCAGGATACATGCGTATCATTGGCAGCGATCTGATTGAAGCTTACAGGAACCGCATAATGAACATCCATCCCGCACTTCTGCCATCCTTCATGGGACTTCATGCACAGAAGCAGGCATTTGATTACGGTGTCAAGGTCGCCGGCTGCACAGTGCATTTCGTTGATGAGGGCATGGATACCGGACCTATAATACTCCAGAGATCTGTTCCCGTCCTTGAAGATGATACCGAGGACACGCTTGCAGACCGCATTCTGGAGCAGGAACACAAGATCTATCCTGAGGCCGTGAAGCTGTTCGTTGAGGACAGGTTGAAGGTCGACGGAAGGAAAGTATCTATTTCATAATCAATTGATCAATTAAAACGATAGCTATCAAAGGAACGATAAATCATGTCTTACATTTCAGATATCGACCCAGAAATTGCCAATGCATTGGAATTGGAAGCAGAGCGTCAGGATTTCAAGCTGAACCTTATTGCTTCAGAGAACTTCACCAGCCGTGCTGTCATGGAAGCACAGGGCTCCATCATGACCAACAAGTACGCAGAAGGTTACTCCGGAAAGCGCTACTATGGTGGCTGTGAATTCGTTGATATTGCAGAGAACCTTGCCATTGAGAGGGCAAAGGACATCTTCGGTGCAGAACACGTGAACGTCCAGCCCCACTCCGGCTCAGGTGCAAACATGTCCGTCTACTTCTCCGTGCTCAAGCCAGGCGACAAGATCATGTCAATGGATCTTTCCCACGGTGGTCACCTCTCCCACGGAAGTCCTGTAAGCTTCTCCGGCCAGCTCTATGACATCGTACCATACGGTGTTTCAAAAGAGACCGAGGAGCTTGACTATGAGGCACTTATGGAGATGGCAAAGGAAGAGAAGCCACAGATGATCGTTGTAGGTGCTTCCGCATACTCCAGGATCATTGACTTCAAGGCATTCAGGGATATTGCAGATGAGGTCGGAGCATACCTGCTTGCAGATATCGCACACATCGCAGGTCTCGTAGCTGCCGGTGTTCATCCAAACCCATTCCCATACGCTGACTTCGTGACCACAACCACACACAAGACCCTCCGCGGTCCAAGGGGTGGAATGGTTATGTGCAAGGAAGAGTACGCAAAGGGAATCGACAAGTCCGTCTTCCCGGGAATCCAGGGCGGTCCGCTCATGCACATCATCGCTGCAAAGGCAGTTGCATTCAAGGAAGCACAGGGTGAGGCTTTCAAGAAGGACCAGGAACAGACCGTGAAGAATGCAAAGGCACTCTGTGCAGCACTCCAGGAGAGAGGCTTTGATATCGTCTCCGAGGGTACAGACAATCACCTGATGCTCCTCAACCTCAACAAGTATGACATCACCGGAAAGGATGCAGAGGTCGTCATGAGCAAGGCAGGTATCGTCATCAACAAGAACACCATCCCATTCGAGACCAGAGGCCCATTCATCACCAGCGGACTTAGGGCAGGAACCCCTGCTTCAACAACCCGTGGTATGAAGGAAGCTGAGATGGTAGAGATCGCTGACTTCTTCGAGACCATCCTCAACAACAAGGATGACGACAAGGTCCTTGAGGCAGTCAATGCAGATGTACAGGAACTCTGCAGCCGCTTCCCTATCTACGAGCACTTGAAATAAACAAATAAAAAGGTGAACTGCAATGTCTGACGAGGACCAGAACAAGGTCATTGATGGAAGAGCTGTTGCAAAGAAAGTGGAAGCCGAGGTTAAGGCCGGAGTCGAAGAGCTCAAGAGCGAAAAAGGAATCACTCCGGGACTTGCTACCATTCTTGTAGGCGATGACCCTGCATCAAAGATGTATGTGAGGTTAAAACACAAAGCTTGTGACCGTGTAGGCATTTATGCAGAAGACCACCCCCTTCCTGAGTCCACGACCCAGGAAGAACTTCTTGACCTTATCAAAACATTGAACGCAAGGGAGGATATCCATGGTATTCTCCTGCAGCTCCCACTCCCAGGACAGCTCAATGAGCAGGAAGCAATGAACGCCATTGATCCTGCAAAGGATGCAGACGGTTTCCACCCTTTCAACATGGGCCAGCTTCTCATCGGTATTGAGGAACTTGTGCCATGCACTCCAAAGGGTGTCATCCGTGCACTTGAGGAATACAACATTGACATACAGGGCAAACATGCAGTGATCGTGGGTCACAGCAATGTGGTAGGAAAGCCAATGGCTGCAATGCTTGTGAACAGGAACGCCACTGTTTCTGTCTGCCATGTATTTACTGAGGACACCTCAAAGTTCACAAAGGAAGCAGACATCCTCGTGGTCGCCACAGGTGTGAAGCATCTCATCAAGGAGGACATGGTAAAGGAAGGCGCTGTGATCTTTGATGTTGGTATCTCCGAAGAGAACGGTAAGGTCTACGGAGACGTTGACTTTGAGAACGTCATTAAGAAAGCTGCTCTGGTAACCCCGGTTCCGGGCGGAGTCGGTCCTATGACCATTTCCATACTCATGCAGCATGTTCTGATGGCAGCACAGAAGACTGCTTAAAGGCAGTCTGCACTTTTTCTTTTCAATCGTATTATATATAATCGATAAAAACTCATAATCACTGGTTATACAATGGTTGTTGACGTTGACATATGTGGCTTGAAAATAGGTGATAATCGCCCCGTGCGCTTAATGGGTGTTATAAACTTAAGCCGTGAGTCTTTTTACAAGGGATCTGTGGTGGACACGGATTCCGTTCTTGATGTTGCCCAAAGGATGATCGATGACGGAGCCACCATCATCGACCTTGGTGCAAGGTCCACCTGGCCGCTGGCCGACCCCATCACCAAACAGGAGGAATGCGACCGCCTTTTGCCTGCACTTGAACTTCTGAAGGACAATCTGGATGCTGTGATCTCAGTGGATACGGTGTTCTCGGACATTGCGGAAAAAGCACTGGAAAAAGGTGCTGACGTTGTCAACGATGTGGCAGGTTTTGCAACAGATGGCGGTATGTTGGATGTTGTTGCAGACCACGGCTGTCCGGCAGTTGTCATGGCCGCTGGAAAACTTCCAGGCGACCCCATAGGCATGGATGCCATCATGCGTTCCCTTGACGACATCCTTGTGCGTTCCGAGGAACGTGGAATTGACACCAACCAGCTTATTCTGGATCCTGCCATAGGCAAATGGGTGCCTGAAAAAACGCCTGTTTACGACCTTGAGACCATTGACCAGTTCGAGCGCCTGAAAGTTTTCGAAAAACCGCTCCTTGCAGCCATCTCCCGCAAGTCGTTCATCGGGGACCTGCTCAACAAACCCGCAACCGAGCGCCTGTATGGCAGTCTGGCAGCAGCAGCGATCGTTGTGCAGAAGGGAGCACATATCATCCGAACCCATGACGTGGCAGAGACTCTGGACGTTGTACAGATCGCAGGCGCCATACGTAGCAGGCAGCCTGTGGTGGAGGAG is part of the Methanococcoides methylutens MM1 genome and harbors:
- a CDS encoding NAD+ synthase, whose translation is MEMEKAKEIIVDFISKKLEEAGIPGAVVGISGGIDSALVAYLTVEALGAENVMGIHMPEDSTPESEINDAKEVAERLGIDFKIVNISDILATYKDTMPDIEEATAPVDGNLKARVRMSVLYYYANMLGRVVMGTGNKTEILLGYFTKYGDGGVDLEPIGDLYKTEVREMSQMLGLPESILNKAPSAGLWEGQTDEADLGVTYENIDKVLEPILAGEGHERVSERTGVPLEDISSLLRRLRANIHKRTTPPIADLDELRED
- the purN gene encoding phosphoribosylglycinamide formyltransferase; translation: MTLNIAVLVSGRGSNLQSIIDNIENGYIPDAAIKVVVSDKGDAYALERANDHGIDGVFIDPSAFGGKKGYEKEVLKTLEKYDTELVILAGYMRIIGSDLIEAYRNRIMNIHPALLPSFMGLHAQKQAFDYGVKVAGCTVHFVDEGMDTGPIILQRSVPVLEDDTEDTLADRILEQEHKIYPEAVKLFVEDRLKVDGRKVSIS
- a CDS encoding NOB1 family endonuclease, with amino-acid sequence MTFYITDSAVFIYGYDGDTSQFITVPAVRNEMKSQEAAMRFEIACETGTRVEQPDPDIRKKVVSLSKETRDVEELSDTDIDILAKAYEYKDDSILLTDDYAVQNVASVLGIKFQPIAQKKIKDVLVWGKKCTACRRKFDKGDECPVCGSPLKKVRRRKL
- a CDS encoding ATPase domain-containing protein, whose protein sequence is MNLMRSEILGLDKILKGGFPRPSAILIAGPAGTGKTTIAMQSIFTASEKKEVCMYVTSLNEPIAMVNNFMSKLSFYNISLLSTGNMNYIPIGTETLDKGIYSFMWNLEESIEKIKPDRIVIDPITAIGSTLDKEAKRRFYYDLFLRMKKWDALVIATGEFTKEELLTSDLSHVSDGVIYLSDDEVNKRRVRHLEILKLRGQGYSTGKHPFTITDEGMILHRQELPEPDIPYSTNRVPTGVPGLDTMTKGGVFEGSTTLISGSSGTGKTTIGTQFIAEGANSGEKGLIVSFVESDDQTVNNSKSIGHDISEHISAGLVNVIYTSPSYLEPGEHAIRLRDMIKERDIKRVFVDDVHVFNELMTPYDAKDHIKLLAEIFKSNGITSMFAQGADSIGATQDVNDYGMDASVLLSLREREDQTEKTISVLKIRGSAHDTGIRQFEIRDSGVDIILPSSQ
- a CDS encoding DHH family phosphoesterase; this encodes MREECTECGGKGYEVISTEKCSECKGTGKSKSVNLMSLSQKDVGSFLKDGSVCPKCGGSGEVEVRRSCEKCNGTGAFYKCDVCGKPIDGPINGKEACSTCGKVDIVHVLDDSCNQDELEVGKLYQAKVNNIANFGVFVDMNSNLRGLIHSSNLSTPLEPGDQVVVEVKEVRRDGKMDLIPRHVKEFNIVEVEKSIPIRKSTELDKFIGKLIKVEGEVIQVKQTGGPTIFTISDEEGLISCAAFERAGERAYPEIDADMIVTATGEVTARADRLQVEVKSMKRLSGAKEAAVKKRIDEILDKRAEPAEIEFLVESEILEKLRPAMRQVAREIRKAIMKSKPILLRHHADADGMTAAVAIERAILPMITEINGADAEYHYYKRAPSKAPFYEMPDVTKDISYALEDAARHGQKLPLVVMVDNGSTEEDVPSMRQAQVYGIDMVVVDHHHPDEIVDQYLLGHVNPAHVGGDFGMTAGMLATEVARMINPDVTEEIKHLPAIAAVGDRSEAEEAEVYKQMVSDKYSLQDLKDIALALDFEAYWLKFSSGKGIVDDIMDLGDKSRHKKIVKLLCEQANSMIDEQLTACMPNVKSQDLPNGAVLNVLDVENFAHKFTFPAPGKTSGEVHDRMCQKLEGKPVVTIGYGPDFAVIRSKGVLMNIPQMVRELHEEIVGGGVNGGGHLVVGSIKFVEGKRTDVLSKLVEKVGSVGVE
- a CDS encoding orotate phosphoribosyltransferase-like protein, with protein sequence MNNIEEMIQKAVELQANGFVTGQIANELNVSRETVTWLLTRSKKDVVPPAPKDISVNWSSIGQNSFRLKCVSQALCDMVAESLETTDETAEVVIGIGLSGIPIATIMAEELDLDFAIFHDYDDKKEKSRQRGIFSRNFADVREKNCIIVDDVVSSGATITDVVEQLRDVNANPVAIAVILDKMNSDSIANVPLSSLVRITRVD
- a CDS encoding transcriptional regulator, with product MTKDILIHQIIDVLELAGFTVSNRCNIRPRSFDIAARQDNTLLFCKVLYNIDGLNEETAREMIALAEYLGGYPILVGAKTRDQMLEDSVVYMRYDIPAVNVQTLFDYFVENVPPLVSAAPGGLYVSIDGDVLKDARTEISMSLGALASELGVSRRTISKYEEGQMDASIDIVLHLEEILDVALAKSIDILRTFEKEMDGKNVKEEEPERTTPPNDNILNLIYTLGYDVLSTNQAPFKAVSKDYSSTFLTGVSEYSSAMLKRAHLMSSISDVIRTQSIFIVEGKSRYESVENTVLIEREELNSLSDADDLETLINERARHRSEN
- a CDS encoding tRNA(Ile)(2)-agmatinylcytidine synthase, whose protein sequence is MIIAIDDTDSREGMCTTYLCAALMDELKEYGNVIGSPILIRLNPTIPYKTRGNASTAFEIKTENPEKVMDHVISRVEELAELQSEMTNPGIVFIPDNDQERVKEELRNFFLKAVREVLEIEDAKNLIAELGLPSKGLKNGRGLIGALAACGAMLNPGWDYTYEYLAYRERNAWGTPREVDEESVRKADLATYPDTWDTVDCANDLVVCVPHAGDPVLFGIRGNSVDVVTKTSQMIESEPVERYMVYRTDQGTDLHLIPADRIADIRDMHSYTIEVTVATEPETIRGGHTIFSIQDEHGDEMDCAAYEPTKNFREVVRKFIPGDRVVFSGSVKNSTLNIEKMKIVSLEEQYESVNPTCTDCGKRMKSAGKGQGYRCKKCGTSADSAEIVKVGRDLETGTYEVPPCARRHLAMPLVRCQDKKKEKEGDGKIFPSR
- the glyA gene encoding serine hydroxymethyltransferase produces the protein MSYISDIDPEIANALELEAERQDFKLNLIASENFTSRAVMEAQGSIMTNKYAEGYSGKRYYGGCEFVDIAENLAIERAKDIFGAEHVNVQPHSGSGANMSVYFSVLKPGDKIMSMDLSHGGHLSHGSPVSFSGQLYDIVPYGVSKETEELDYEALMEMAKEEKPQMIVVGASAYSRIIDFKAFRDIADEVGAYLLADIAHIAGLVAAGVHPNPFPYADFVTTTTHKTLRGPRGGMVMCKEEYAKGIDKSVFPGIQGGPLMHIIAAKAVAFKEAQGEAFKKDQEQTVKNAKALCAALQERGFDIVSEGTDNHLMLLNLNKYDITGKDAEVVMSKAGIVINKNTIPFETRGPFITSGLRAGTPASTTRGMKEAEMVEIADFFETILNNKDDDKVLEAVNADVQELCSRFPIYEHLK